A single region of the Phoenix dactylifera cultivar Barhee BC4 unplaced genomic scaffold, palm_55x_up_171113_PBpolish2nd_filt_p 000682F, whole genome shotgun sequence genome encodes:
- the LOC103698035 gene encoding uncharacterized protein LOC103698035 produces the protein MEGLVSPSATVKQTPTRKFCTSGSQKDLWFISREGSLAELDSALLLLKKNGGNINSRNAFGLTPLHIATWRNHVPILKRLLAAGADPDARDGESGWSSLHRALHFGHLAAASALLQFGASLTLEDSKCRTPVDLLSGPVSQVVGNALDSAATEVFSWGSGTNYQLGTGNAHIQKLPCKVDALQGSYIKIIAASKFHSVAVGSNGELYTWGFGRGGRLGHPDFDIHSGQAAVITPRQVTLGLGSRQVKSIAAAKHHTVIATESGEVFTWGSNREGQLGYTSVDTQPTPRRVSSLKVKIIAVAAANKHTAAVAESGEVYTWGCNKEGQLGYGTSNSASNYTPRMVEYLKGKVFRGVSAAKSHTIVLGADGEVFTWGHRLVTPKRVVIARSIKKSGSTSLKFHRMERLHVISVAAGMIHSTVLTDDGALFYWVSSDPNLRCQQIYSMCGRNIVSISAGKYWTAAVTTTGDVYMWDGKKNKDETPIVTRLHGVKRATSVCVGETHLLVLCALYHPVYPSRSDECHLKPMEDNSESEELDEEILFNDIHTDRSPKALQNVAINTGAVPCLKSLCEKVAAEFLVEPKNAIQLLEIADSLEAEDLRKHCEELAIRNLDYIFTLSAQTIASASLEILAKLEKLLDTKSSESWSHRRLPTPTATFPAVINSDEEGDNDIGYLRLRDSHKPVSRKYEDSRFDCFLQTESIADQAVFKQVRALRKKLQQIEMLETKQSSGQLLDGQQIAKLQTKSALESALLELGFPLEKESRLSYPGLCDGKGNKRDDLSRKQRRTNKQKVAQSDVLSVNSELCEEQHLDKEFLAVKTLQISKEKEEVEWGATSNIGISEDCSFDSPKGISKSHNNKASQSKSSKKKNRKGGLSMFLSGALDDTPRHAPPPLTPKSEGLAWGGVKITKGLTFREIQNEQSKTKDMMNPRSKGQSEDPVEPVSSGQIRLSSFLPGAISSPIAVVPARNTPASEGDKCTPPWSSAGTSPVLCRPSLRDIQMQQEKKQQCLSNSPKSRISGFSVSSQVSPSEATSQKHSVPNRWFKPETDAPSSIRSIQIEEKAMKDLKRFYSSVKLVKPQPQPL, from the exons GACGGAGAGTCGGGATGGAGCAGCCTGCACAGGGCACTCCATTTTGGTCATCTTGCCGCAGCAAGTGCTCTTCTACAATTTGGTGCATCCCTCACTCTGGAGGACTCTAAATGTCGTACCCCAGTTGATCTTCTCTCTGGCCCTGTCTCTCAAGTTGTTGGAAATGCACTTGACTCAG CTGCGACGGAAGTCTTCAGCTGGGGAAGTGGGACAAATTATCAGCTGGGAACTGGCAATGCACACATTCAGAAGCTGCCATGCAAAGTTGATGCACTCCAGGgctcttatattaaaataattgctGCTTCAAAGTTCCATAGTGTAGCTGTTGGTTCCAATGGGGAGCTTTACACCTGGGGATTTGGGAGGGGGGGTCGCCTTGGACACCCAGATTTTGACATTCACAG TGGTCAAGCTGCTGTAATTACTCCTCGGCAGGTGACATTAGGGCTTGGGTCTCGTCAAGTGAAGTCTATTGCAGCAGCCAAGCATCATACAGTAATTGCAACAGAAAGTGGGGAGGTTTTTACTTGGGGATCAAATAGAG agggtcagcttggttATACTTCTGTTGACACACAACCCACACCAAGGCGTGTTAGTTCCCTCAAAGTGAAAATAATTGCAGTTGCTGCTGCAAACAAACATACTGCTGCAGTTGCAGAGTCTGGGGAAGTTTATACATGGGGCTGCAACAAGGAAGGTCAGCTTGGTTATGGGACCTCCAACTCTGCCTCAAATTACACACCACGGATGGTTGAATACTTGAAAGGGAAAGTTTTCAGAGGAGTTTCAGCGGCGAAGTCTCATACTATAGTCTTAGGAGCTGATGGGGAG GTATTTACCTGGGGCCATCGCCTTGTGACACCAAAGCGTGTTGTGATTGCTAGAAGTATAAAGAAAAGTGGAAGCACATCACTTAAGTTTCACCGGATGGAGCGTCTTCATGTCATCTCAGTTGCTGCTGGAATGATTCATAGCACAGTTCTTACTGATGATGGTGCTCTCTTTTATTGGGTCTCATCAGATCCTAATTTAAGATGTCAACAG ATTTATTCAATGTGTGGGAGAAATATTGTGAGCATCTCAGCAGGTAAGTACTGGACTGCTGCTGTTACAACAACAGGAGATGTATATATGTGggatggaaagaaaaataaggacgaGACTCCTATTGTAACTCGCTTACATGGTGTCAAGCGAGCTACATCTGTATGTGTTGGTGAAACACATTTGCTAGTCCTATGTGCTCTTTATCATCCTGTTTATCCTTCCAGATCAGATGAATGTCACCTAAAACCAATGGAAGACAACAGTGAATCAGAAGAATTAGATGAAGAAATCCTGTTTAATGACATACACACTGATAGAAGCCCTAAAGCCTTGCAAAATGTTGCTATCAATACTGGGGCTGTACCATGTCTGAAAAGTTTATGTGAAAAGGTTGCAGCTGAATTTCTGGTTGAGCCAAAGAATGCTATACAATTATTGGAAATTGCTGATTCTCTAGAAGCTGAAGACCTAAGAAAGCACTGTGAG GAGCTAGCTATACGCAACCTTGATTATATATTCACTCTCTCTGCACAAACTATTGCAAGTGCTTCACTTGAAATTCTGGCAAAGCTTGAGAAATTGTTGGATACAAAATCGTCGGAGTCCTGGAGTCACCGTCGCCTTCCCACACCAACAGCTACTTTTCCTGCTGTTATCAACAGTGATGAGGAGGGAGATAATGACATAGGATATCTTAGGCTTCGTGACAGTCACAAACCTGTGTcaagaaaatatgaagactcaAGATTTGACTGTTTTCTGCAAACAGAGAGCATTGCTGATCAAGCTGTCTTCAAGCAAGTCAGAGCACTTAGGAAGAAATTGCAGCAAATAGAGATGCTTGAAACTAAGCAGTCTAGTGGTCAGCTTCTTGATGGCCAACAGATTGCAAAGCTTCAAACCAAATCTGCTCTTGAGAGTGCACTTTTGGAACTTGGCTTTCCCCTTGAGAAAGAATCCAGACTATCTTATCCTGGTTTATGCGACGGGAAGGGGAATAAGAGAGATGATTTATCTAGAAAACAAAGGAGGACAAATAAGCAGAAGGTGGCACAATCTGATGTTCTTTCTGTAAATAGTGAATTATGTGAGGAGCAGCACTTAGATAAGGAATTCCTGGCCGTCAAAACTCTTCAAATATCTAAGGAAAAG GAAGAGGTTGAGTGGGGTGCCACCAGTAACATTGGAATCAGTGAAGACTGCTCTTTCGACAGCCCAAAAGGCATTTCTAAATCTCATAACAATAAGGCTTCCCAATcaaaatcatcaaagaaaaagaataggaaAGGTGGTCTGTCAATGTTTCTGAGCGGTGCTCTTGATGACACCCCAAGACATGCCCCTCCACCCCTGACACCTAAAAGTGAGGGACTGGCATGGGGTGGGGTTAAAATCACAAAAGGACTCACTTTTCGTGAGATACAAAATGAGCAGAGTAAGACAAAGGACATGATGAACCCTAGGTCAAAGGGCCAGTCTGAAGATCCAGTAGAGCCAGTAAGTAGCGGACAGATTCGACTGAGTTCATTTCTACCCGGGGCAATATCAAGCCCTATAGCTGTTGTCCCAGCCCGAAACACTCCAGCATCTGAAGGAGATAAGTGCACACCTCCTTGGTCATCAGCTGGTACTTCACCTGTTTTGTGCCGGCCATCATTGAGGGATATCCAAATGCAACAG GAGAAAAAACAACAGTGCCTTTCCAACAGCCCTAAATCAAGGATATCAGGCTTTTCGGTTTCTTCTCAGGTTTCTCCATCAGAGGCTACCAGCCAGAAACATTCCGTCCCCAACCGCTGGTTCAAGCCAGAGACTGATGCTCCATCCTCCATCCGCTCAATTCAGATCGAGGAGAAAGCAATGAAAGACCTCAAGCGCTTCTACAGCAGTGTTAAGCTGGTGAAACCCCAGCCTCAACCATTGTGA